The Candida dubliniensis CD36 chromosome 5, complete sequence genome has a window encoding:
- a CDS encoding pre-mRNA-splicing factor, putative (Similar to S. cerevisiae CWC25) — translation MAGDLNLKKSWNPALVKNQQKVWEEEQQKLDELKRIKERNQEYKQEQEYLELLKLQHGDRFQIKDLNKQQKLKLSKLNWMYDDVPFESNEKVEENSSGFIESSVEFTDGKTKVENLLKGNHAVGKKRDGSDTSDRINKIIGVGMSKSSKTSYSDDPLLRIKQQQQQAQRVSKKPHNNDKHSHRFSHSSKSSSDRVHKSHEHERSRKHNSSHTRRRDRSPNR, via the coding sequence ATGGCAGGTGACTTGAATTTAAAGAAGTCTTGGAATCCAGCATTAGTCAAGAACCAGCAAAAAGTCTGGGAGGAAGAGCAGCAAAAATTAGATGAACTCAAACGAATAAAAGAGAGAAATCAAGAGTataaacaagaacaagaataCTTAGAACTATTGAAGCTACAGCATGGAGACCGATTCCAAATCAAAGatttaaacaaacaacagaAGCTCAAACTAtccaaattgaattggatgTATGATGATGTGCCGTTTGAAAGTAATGAGAAAGTGGAGGAAAATTCTAGTGGGTTTATTGAATCAAGTGTAGAGTTTACAGATGGCAAAACCAAAGTTgagaatttattaaaaggAAATCATGCTGTGGGCAAAAAGAGAGACGGCAGTGACACTAGTGATAGAATCAACAAGATAATTGGGGTTGGAATGAGTAAATCGAGCAAAACCAGTTATTCTGATGATCCATTACTCAGAATaaaacagcaacaacaacaagcacAAAGAGTTTCCAAAAAACCacataataatgataaacatTCTCATCGTTTTAGTCATAGCTCCAAAAGTTCTTCAGACAGAGTACACAAATCACATGAGCATGAGAGAAGTCGAAAGCATAATTCTTCGCATACTCGTCGCAGAGATAGATCACCTAACAGATAG
- a CDS encoding eukaryotic translation initiation factor eIF-1, putative (Similar to S. cerevisiae SUI1;~eIF-1 is a component of a complex involved in recognition of the initiator codon; modulates translation accuracy at the initiation phase), with amino-acid sequence MSTIQNLNAFDPFADTGDSEAQPTNYIHIRIQQRNGRKTLTTVQGVPNEYDLKKILKVLKKDFACNGNIVKDEELGEVIQLQGDQRVKVSEFLTAQLQLPKKNIKIHGF; translated from the coding sequence ATGTCAACTATCCAAAACTTAAACGCATTTGATCCCTTCGCCGACACTGGTGATTCAGAAGCTCAACCAACAAATTACATTCATATTCGTATCCAACAACGTAATGGTAGAAAAACTTTAACCACAGTTCAAGGTGTTCCAAATGaatatgatttaaaaaagattttgaaagttttgaaaaaagattttgCCTGTAATGGTAATATTGTCAAGGATGAAGAATTGGGTGAAGTTATTCAATTACAAGGTGATCAAAGAGTTAAAGTTAGTGAATTTTTAACTGCTCAGTTGCAAttaccaaagaaaaatatcaaaatccACGGTTTCTAG
- a CDS encoding CDP-diacylglycerol synthase, putative (Similar to S. cerevisiae CDS1;~In S. cerevisiae: catalyzes the conversion of CTP + phosphate into diphosphate + CDP-diaclglyerol, a critical step in the synthesis of all major yeast phospholipids): MTSSTKDTSLKQVETEVSSSKSTSITPTNNELSNSTSKSTPSNNKSVEQTKEQPVVNEKEKKKQAFVTRTIWTFVMIGGFFAILASGHLALIIMVSVFQMLTFKEVIALTSEPARDKKIPWNRSLNWYFLGTTWYYLDFPALFDFFQESVYSSKFLTLLVKNHKFISYSLYIAGFVFFVWTLKKGYYRFQFAQLCVTHMTLLLVVFQAHLIIDNILQGIIWFFLPATLVIVNDIFAYLCGITFGRTQLIEISPKKTVEGFVGAWICTGIAGVIASHILSKSDYMICPAENLSTHLYNFPHCDLNPIYIPQVYQLPAKIVEITGYELITFKPFYFHAAVLATFASLIAPFGGFFASGLKRAFGIKDFGDTIPGHGGITDRFDCQFLMGSFTYLYYHTFVSNQNVNLGHVLQLAIMNLSVPQLIQLVKSLLKYLNREEVLSGEQLSLIFDILEN, encoded by the coding sequence ATGACTTCAAGTACTAAGGACACCAGTCTAAAGCAAGTTGAGACTGAGGTTAGTTCTTCTAAATCAACTTCAATTACCCCAACCAATAATGAATTGTCCAATTCGACTTCTAAATCTACCCCATCAAATAACAAGAGTGTCGAACAAACAAAAGAGCAACCAGTGGTCaatgaaaaggaaaagaaaaaacaagcATTTGTTACTAGAACAATTTGGACATTTGTTATGATTGGTGGGTTTTTCGCCATTTTAGCATCGGGTCATTTAGcattaattattatggTTTCAGTTTTCCAAATGTTAACATTTAAAGAAGTTATAGCATTGACATCTGAACCAGCAAGAGATAAAAAAATCCCTTGGAATAGATCGTTGAATTGGTATTTCTTAGGTACCACTTGGTATTATTTAGATTTCCCAgcattgtttgattttttccAAGAATCAGTTTATTCAAGCAAATTTTTGACATTATTAGTGAAAAATCATAAATTCATTAGTTATTCATTATATATTGCCGGgtttgtattttttgtttggaCATTGAAAAAAGGATACTATAGATTTCAATTTGCTCAATTATGTGTGACTCATAtgacattattattggtagTTTTCCAAGCTcatttgattattgataatatattaCAAGGTATAATTTGGTTCTTTTTGCCAGCTACATTAGTGATTgttaatgatatttttgCTTATTTGTGTGGAATCACATTTGGTAGAACCCAGTTGATTGAAATAAGTCCCAAGAAAACCGTTGAAGGGTTTGTTGGTGCTTGGATATGTACCGGTATCGCTGGGGTTATTGCATCACATATTTTATCTAAATCAGATTATATGATTTGTCCAGCAGAGAATTTGTCAACtcatttatataatttccCTCATTGTGACTTGAATCCAATTTACATACCTCAAGTTTATCAACTTCCAGCTAAAATTGTCGAAATCACTGGATATGAACTCATTACTTTTAAgccattttattttcatgCTGCAGTTTTAGCAACTTTTGCATCCTTGATTGCTCCTTTCGGGGGGTTCTTTGCTAGTGGATTAAAACGTGCATTTGGTATCAAAGATTTTGGTGATACCATTCCTGGGCATGGTGGTATAACAGATAGATTTGATTGTCAGTTTTTAATGGGGTCATTCACCTATTTGTACTATCATACTTTTGTCTCCAATCAAAACGTTAATTTGGGCCATGTTTTGCAATTGGCCATAATGAACTTATCTGTACCgcaattgattcaattagTCAAGAGTTTgttgaaatatttgaacCGTGAAGAAGTGCTTAGTGGAGAACAATTGCTGCTCATTTTTGATATATtagaaaattga
- a CDS encoding glucosidase precursor, putative (Similar to S. cerevisiae SCW11;~In S. cerevisiae: may play a role in conjugation during mating based on its regulation by Ste12p) → MFSNIISTLALLQLLNAAPILLTRYHVAAPTTEIKTVTTGTTTVWLPPVGIYISDGQTSTSTITDGQWNTYPVTFTSIINRDQAAPAPVPTQQTTEAQPQPPQQPTTTTSSTSPAQPTTTEQQQQPTTTEQQQQQQQPTSTEQAQPNTTSTEQTPQAPQSTEQGQQQQQPTTTELAPQSTEQNETTIQSPSTTSINYTSSSSSSYSPTSTSTSSSSSSPSSSGDISAPSAIVYSPYADDRSCKSADTIKSDLQLINSKGIKQIRSYGTDCGSLTTVLETCRELGITVNQGVWMSNAGVDSIDDQVSDVVNYGKSNGWDVFNLITIGNEAIVAGYVSPSDLVSKIKSVKSQLQSAGYNGKVTTSEPPATYLKYPSFCTDADIDVVGINPHSYFNANISPENAGSYIVHQQQQVADICGGKSILITETGYPSKGSTLGVNVPSPENQKIAVSSIIKETGGDCTILTTYNDFWKDPGPYGIEQYFGVIELFQ, encoded by the coding sequence atgttttcaaatattatttcAACATTGGCACTTTTGCAATTGTTGAATGCTGCTCcaattttattaacaaGATATCATGTTGCTGCTCCAACAACCGAGATAAAAACAGTTACAACTGGAACAACCACTGTTTGGTTACCACCGGTTGGTATATATATTAGTGATGGGCAAACATCCACCAGTACTATAACAGATGGTCAATGGAATACTTATCCTGTTACATTCACTTCCATAATAAATAGAGATCAAGCTGCTCCTGCTCCTGTTCCAACACAACAAACAACTGAAgcacaaccacaaccaccacaacaGCCTACCACTACTACCAGTTCTACTAGCCCGGCtcaaccaacaacaactgagcaacaacaacaacctaCAACAActgaacaacaacaacaacagcagcaaccAACATCAACCGAACAAGCCCAACCAAACACTACATCAACTGAACAAACTCCACAAGCTCCACAATCTACCGAACAAGGtcagcagcaacaacagccTACAACTACAGAACTAGCTCCACAATCTACTGAACAGAATGAAACTACTATACAATCACCTTCAACTACCAGCATTAACTACACTTCCAGTTCCAGTTCCAGTTACAGTCCTACCTCAACCTCAACCTCTAGCTCTAGTTCGAGTCCAAGTTCTAGTGGAGATATCCTGGCTCCTTCTGCTATTGTGTACTCACCGTATGCCGACGACAGAAGCTGTAAATCTGCAGATACTATTAAATCTGAtcttcaattaatcaaCAGTAAAGGTATCAAACAAATTAGATCTTATGGTACTGATTGTGGTTCATTAACTACTGTTCTTGAAACCTGTCGTGAATTGGGTATTACTGTCAATCAAGGAGTTTGGATGTCTAATGCAGGTGTTGACTCTATTGATGATCAAGTTTCTGATGTCGTTAATTATGGGAAATCTAATGGTTGGGATGTCTTTAATTTAATCACCATTGGTAATGAAGCTATTGTTGCTGGATATGTTTCACCTTCAGATTTAGTCAGTAAAATAAAATCGGTCAAATCACAGTTACAAAGTGCTGGTTATAATGGTAAGGTTACCACTTCTGAACCACCTGCCACTTATCTCAAATATCCTAGCTTCTGTACTGATGCTGACattgatgttgttggtaTCAATCCACATTCTTATTTCAACGCAAACATTTCACCAGAAAATGCTGGTTCATACATtgttcatcaacaacaacaagttgCCGATATTTGTGGTGGGAAATCAATTCTCATTACTGAAACTGGTTATCCTTCAAAAGGTTCTACTTTAGGAGTAAATGTACCTTCTCcagaaaatcaaaaaattgccGTTTCTTCTATAATAAAAGAAACTGGTGGTGACTGTACTATTTTGACTACTTATAACGACTTCTGGAAAGACCCAGGTCCATACGGTATTGAACAATACTTTGGAGtcattgaattatttcaataG
- a CDS encoding inositol oxygenase, putative codes for MVNKVSKPTHDKTNNLDKSQTNILDKIDDDILNVNRIRGSLTNKTPTSKTHSIDDELKLEEQSETAADENWQIASEYYKNIDTKAFRQYELACDRVKQFYEEQHEKQTVAYNIQARINFKTKTRARMTVWEGLEKLNKLLDDSDPDTELSQIDHALQTAEAIRRDGKPRWFQLVGLIHDLGKLLYFFDSRGQWDVVGDTFPVGCKFSKRIIFPDSFKNNPDFLNPLYNTKYGIYSKHCGLDKVMLSWGHDEYMYHVAKKNSTLPPEALAMIRYHSFYPWHQELAYSYLMDEHDKEMLKAVKAFNSYDLYSKIDQQYDVEELKPYYLELIDEFFPNKVIDF; via the coding sequence ATGGTAAACAAGGTCAGTAAACCAACTCACGACAAAACTAATAACCTAGATAAATCCCAGACAAATATATTAGACAAAatagatgatgatataCTTAATGTCAATAGGATCCGTGGTTCTTTAACCAACAAAACGCCAACCTCCAAAACCCATTCGATAGATGATGAGCTTAAATTGGAAGAACAATCAGAAACTGCTGCTGATGAAAACTGGCAAATAGCATCGGAATACTATAAAAACATAGACACAAAGGCGTTCCGACAATATGAATTAGCCTGTGACAGAgtcaaacaattttatGAAGAACAACATGAAAAACAAACGGTTGCATATAATATCCAAGcaagaattaatttcaaaactaaaacGAGAGCAAGGATGACTGTTTGGGAAGGACTAGAGAAATTAAACAAGTTATTAGATGATTCTGATCCCGACACCGAGTTATCACAAATAGATCATGCATTGCAAACGGCAGAAGCTATACGACGAGATGGGAAACCACGATGGTTTCAATTAGTTGGGTTAATTCATGATTTAGGGAAAttgttatatttttttgattctcGTGGTCAATGGGATGTAGTAGGGGACACTTTTCCCGTTGGTTGTAAATTCCTGAAACGAATTATTTTCCCTGAtagttttaaaaataatccCGATTTTCTAAATCCATTGTATAATACCAAATATGGCATATATTCGAAGCATTGTGGATTAGATAAAGTCATGTTGAGTTGGGGTCATGATGAGTATATGTACCATGTTGCGAAAAAGAATTCGACATTGCCTCCTGAAGCATTAGCAATGATACGGTACCATTCATTTTATCCATGGCACCAAGAATTGGCATATAGTTATTTAATGGATGAACATGATAAAGAGATGTTGAAAGCAGTCAAAGCATTTAATTCCTACGATTTATATTCCAAGATAGATCAGCAGTATGATGTTGAAGAGTTGAAACCATACTAtcttgaattgattgatgagTTTTTCCCAAATAaagtaattgatttttaa
- the CHT2 gene encoding chitinase precursor, putative (In S. cerevisiae: required for cell separation after mitosis), with protein sequence MLSIKTLLAAAVVASSAFASASNQVALYWGQNGAGGQERLAQYCQETDVDIVLLSFLNLFPDPLNVNFANQCGNTFESGLLHCSQIGADIKTCQSLGKTVLLSLGGGVGDYGFNDVASATKFADTLWNKFGAGQDAERPFDDAIVDGFDFDIEHGSTTGYPELATALRSKFAQDTSKNYFLSAAPQCPYPDASLGDLLSKVPLDFAFIQFYNNYCSVDGQFNYDTWSKFADSAPNKNIKLFVGVPATGNVAGYVDANKLSTTIEEIKCDPHFAGVSLWDASGAWLNTDDQGNNFVVQVKNVLNQNTCVAPTTSATTTSTAAITTKSDEIVTSSSSSSSIFYGNSTTESSSGIASGTVLPTGSGSGSSNTKSYELAISTVTDVQKTVVTITSCSAHKCVATPVTTGVVVVTDIDTVYTTYCPLTNSQVYVPVKTVICSEEKCVANPTSTALKPKASTSTQGVKKIVTTSAQTVGSSTQYVTIDITSTITPVPLPTSVTSNGTNGTVPVFTFEGGAAVANSLNSVWFTVPFLLAAFAF encoded by the coding sequence atgTTGTCTATTAAAACATTATTAGCTGCAGCAGTTGTAGCATCATCTGCTTTTGCCAGTGCTTCCAACCAAGTTGCTCTTTACTGGGGCCAAAACGGTGCTGGTGGTCAAGAAAGATTGGCTCAATACTGTCAAGAAACTGACGTCGACATTGTTTTATTGTCATTCTTGAATTTGTTTCCAGATCCATTGAATGTCAATTTTGCCAACCAATGTGGTAACACTTTTGAGTCTGGGTTGTTGCACTGTTCTCAAATCGGTGCTGACATCAAAACTTGTCAATCTTTAGGTAAAACCGTGTTATTATCTTtaggtggtggtgttggtgaTTATGGTTTTAATGATGTCGCCTCTGCCACCAAATTCGCTGACACCTTGTGGAACAAATTCGGTGCCGGTCAAGATGCAGAAAGACCATTTGATGATGCCATTGTTGATGGTTTCGATTTCGACATTGAACACGGTAGTACTACTGGATACCCAGAATTGGCCACTGCCTTAAGAAGCAAGTTTGCTCAAGACACTTCTAAAAACTATTTCTTATCTGCTGCTCCACAATGTCCATACCCTGATGCTTCTCTTGGTGATTTGTTATCCAAAGTCCCACTTGATTTTgcattcattcaattctaCAACAACTATTGTTCAGTTGATGGTCAATTCAATTACGATACTTGGTCCAAATTCGCTGACTCTGCTCCAAACAAAAACATCAAATTATTTGTCGGTGTTCCTGCTACCGGTAACGTTGCTGGCTACGTTGATGCTAATAAATTATCCACAActattgaagaaatcaaatgtGACCCACACTTTGCTGGTGTTTCCCTTTGGGATGCATCTGGTGCTTGGTTGAATACCGACGATCAAGGTAATAACTTTGTTGTCCAAGTCAAGAATGTTTTGAACCAAAATACTTGTGTTGCCCCAACTACTTCTGCCACTACCACTTCAACTGCTGCCATTACCACAAAATCTGATGAGATTGTtacttcatcttcatcttcttcctcAATTTTCTATGGTAACTCAACCACTGAATCTTCATCTGGCATTGCTTCTGGTACTGTTCTTCCAACTGGTTCAGGTTCAGGATCTTCTAACACTAAACTGTATGAACTTGCCATTTCCACTGTCACTGATGTCCAAAAAACTGTTGTCACCATTACCTCATGTTCTGCACACAAATGTGTTGCCACCCCAGTTACTactggtgttgttgttgtcacTGACATCGATACCGTTTACACCACCTATTGTCCTTTGACTAATAGTCAAGTGTATGTTCCAGTTAAAACTGTCATTTGCAGTGAAGAAAAATGTGTTGCTAACCCAACATCAACTGCTTTAAAACCAAAAGCCAGTACCAGCACTCAAGGTGTTAAAAAGATTGTAACCACCTCCGCCCAAACTGTTGGTTCCAGTACCCAATACGTCACCATTGACATCACTTCTACCATTACCCCTGTTCCATTACCAACATCTGTTACTTCTAATGGTACTAATGGCACTGTTCCAGTATTCACTTTTGAAGGTGGTGCTGCAGTTGCCAACTCTTTGAATAGTGTCTGGTTTACTGTTCCATTCTTATTAGCTGCCTTTGCTTTCTAA